From Echinicola soli, a single genomic window includes:
- a CDS encoding sensor histidine kinase, protein MVSRLLKTPYGWLRLILILASLAALNTFLLVTYGVEFSVSFVDSLVFVPLIFSGVMLLENIFRFYQPKKANSWLWVAVPLVLGGMVVFFGGMALERLMKEKTDYLVFLHDGRLVRGVFVLLLFGAYTGLLIIGGLLEDQLEARKRAEMIDKLSKEAELYHLRQQLQPHFLFNSLNSISALVKRQPDKAREMVLQLSEFLRGTIRKNQLEWVSVKEEVKALRLFTEIEMVRFGHRLEVDFTVSEEVETLTLPSLLIQPLLENAVKHGVYGRTDEVFVKLAITKLGRYLNIMISNPYDPEAVNSNGKGFGLESVKRRMYLLFGRHDLLRVDKTASLYTVNLSIPITE, encoded by the coding sequence ATGGTCAGTAGGCTACTGAAAACTCCATATGGTTGGCTAAGGTTGATCCTTATACTGGCTTCGCTGGCGGCTTTAAATACCTTTCTACTGGTGACCTATGGAGTGGAATTCAGTGTAAGCTTTGTCGATAGCCTTGTGTTTGTCCCGCTGATATTTTCGGGGGTAATGCTACTGGAGAACATTTTCAGGTTTTATCAGCCCAAAAAAGCCAATTCATGGCTTTGGGTGGCCGTGCCGTTGGTGCTGGGGGGGATGGTGGTGTTTTTCGGAGGGATGGCCCTGGAGCGACTGATGAAGGAAAAAACGGACTATTTGGTATTTTTACATGACGGACGTTTGGTGCGAGGGGTTTTTGTGCTGTTGCTTTTTGGGGCGTATACGGGCTTGTTGATCATTGGTGGTTTGCTGGAAGATCAGCTAGAAGCAAGAAAGCGGGCAGAGATGATCGATAAACTGTCGAAGGAGGCGGAGCTTTACCATCTTCGTCAGCAGCTACAGCCGCATTTTTTGTTTAACAGCCTAAACTCCATCAGTGCCTTGGTGAAGCGGCAGCCTGATAAAGCGCGAGAAATGGTGTTACAGTTGTCTGAGTTTTTGAGAGGGACAATTCGTAAAAACCAGCTGGAGTGGGTAAGTGTGAAAGAGGAAGTAAAGGCACTTCGGCTCTTTACCGAAATAGAAATGGTGAGGTTTGGTCATCGTCTGGAGGTGGATTTTACCGTGAGTGAAGAAGTTGAAACATTGACATTGCCTTCCTTGCTGATTCAGCCTTTATTGGAAAACGCTGTCAAACACGGGGTTTATGGACGGACGGACGAAGTATTTGTTAAATTGGCAATAACGAAGCTTGGTAGGTATTTGAATATCATGATCAGCAATCCTTACGATCCAGAGGCGGTCAATTCCAATGGCAAAGGATTCGGGCTGGAATCTGTCAAAAGGAGAATGTACCTGTTGTTTGGCAGGCATGATTTGCTCCGTGTGGATAAAACCGCATCATTATATACCGTGAATTTAAGCATACCGATAACAGAATAA